A single window of Oreochromis aureus strain Israel breed Guangdong linkage group 5, ZZ_aureus, whole genome shotgun sequence DNA harbors:
- the LOC120440328 gene encoding filamin-B-like isoform X2: protein MAKHLGNLTYNIWNKMKGVVFYAPGTPNAAHPECSVSKDLTSERHQLPDKPERFWILSTHDASKVRASGPGLTSSVSATFPAEFNIDAKDGGQGQLSVLITDQGGKHNQANIHDNGDGTYRVSYVPDCAGWYTIIIKYGGDDIPASPYRVHATSAGAASRCAMSGPDMHPTLAFGEEMYLE from the exons ATGGCCAAGCACCTGGGAAACCTGACTTACAACATCTGGAACAAGATGAAGGGGGTGGTTTTTTACGCTCCTGGGACTCCAAATGCTGCCCATCCAGAATGCTCTGTCTCCAAAGATCTGACCAGTGAGAGGCACCAGCTTCCTGACAAGCCAGAAAG GTTTTGGATTCTGTCCACTCACGATGCCAGCAAAGTACGAGCCAGCGGCCCTGGGCTGACCAGCAGTGTCTCTGCCACATTTCCTGCTGAGTTTAACATTGATGCTAAAGATGGTGGCCAGGGCCAACTGAGCGTGCtcatcaca GACCAGGGGGGTAAACATAACCAGGCCAACATCCATGACAACGGTGACGGTACATACCGGGTATCATACGTCCCCGACTGTGCAGGCTGGTACACCATCATTATTAAATATGGAGGTGATGACATCCCAGCATCACCCTACAGAGTCCATGCCACATCAGCTGGTGCTGCCAGCAGGTGCGCCATGAGTG GTCCTGACATGCATCCCACTTTGGCTTTTGGTGAGGAGATgtatttagaatag
- the LOC120440328 gene encoding uncharacterized protein LOC120440328 isoform X1, which translates to MAKHLGNLTYNIWNKMKGVVFYAPGTPNAAHPECSVSKDLTSERHQLPDKPERFWILSTHDASKVRASGPGLTSSVSATFPAEFNIDAKDGGQGQLSVLITVCIRHTYIHTLKQISHFNFCSFLFRTRGVNITRPTSMTTVTVHTGYHTSPTVQAGTPSLLNMEVMTSQHHPTESMPHQLVLPAGAP; encoded by the exons ATGGCCAAGCACCTGGGAAACCTGACTTACAACATCTGGAACAAGATGAAGGGGGTGGTTTTTTACGCTCCTGGGACTCCAAATGCTGCCCATCCAGAATGCTCTGTCTCCAAAGATCTGACCAGTGAGAGGCACCAGCTTCCTGACAAGCCAGAAAG GTTTTGGATTCTGTCCACTCACGATGCCAGCAAAGTACGAGCCAGCGGCCCTGGGCTGACCAGCAGTGTCTCTGCCACATTTCCTGCTGAGTTTAACATTGATGCTAAAGATGGTGGCCAGGGCCAACTGAGCGTGCtcatcacagtctgtatcagaCACACTTATATACACACGCTAAAACAGATATCTCACTTTAACTtctgttccttcctcttcagGACCAGGGGGGTAAACATAACCAGGCCAACATCCATGACAACGGTGACGGTACATACCGGGTATCATACGTCCCCGACTGTGCAGGCTGGTACACCATCATTATTAAATATGGAGGTGATGACATCCCAGCATCACCCTACAGAGTCCATGCCACATCAGCTGGTGCTGCCAGCAGGTGCGCCATGA